tatatagtgcatctttaaaatgttatatttgtttTAACTACAAAGCTTCAACGTTTCAGGCCCACTCTTTTATCAACTTTAtcatgtgcattttttttgctCGGTTCGTGTTAACCCATCCGCATTTTTCTAGTCATATAGTTACAGAAGTGACCCCTCTCCCCAATCTTTTCTGTGTAATCTTATCAGGGTATGCATAATTATTTAGTGTTGCTTAGCAAACACACAACACCTGTATCAGAGGCCAAaagataataaatataaacattaaagATAAAATcagtataaaaaacaaacaatctaTCAGATTAAGGAATGCTgtttaatgaaatgtaaattgaaATATTGTTTAAGCAACATGAAGGGGAAGTAAATAATGATAAGTGAAATGCTGATAAGTGAAATGCTCACAGTGAAATACTAAGGATATGCATGTGCTTCAGGTATGAATAATAATTGGATTTCTACTCATTTGTTTCTGCTCTGTTGATTCATATTTTGTGTAGTATTACTATTAGTAGTAAAATCCTAAAAATGACTAATGTAATTttcagtatgtacagtatcatATATTCAGTCTCTATTTACTCTAATTATGATATCAATTGGTACTGAAGTTTGTATGAATTAAATTTGAGTACACCGTACACCTTTTTTTATTAAGGCATAAGTAAAATTCCCACCCATAACCAGTTAGAGACAGGCCCGGCTCCACTGGGGGTCAGAAGCATTGCCCACCCTGCTTCCACCAAGTGCTGTTGAGAGAGGATCCGTGAACTGccgttgctgtgaaaaaactgctCCATTGCAGTGAAGGGAGTTGGTGCGACTGTGCGTCCACCCTGCCCCCACACTAcataacagccaatcacaaaatTAATGCGACATTCAAGTCAGCTCcagatatttttcttttctgttttgctttttttggtgagacagtatatatatatatatatatatatatatatatggttaGAGAACAAATTCTTATTTCAATATTGCCACATTCTTCTgtctttatatgtgtgtttgtttctataAAGTGAACAAAGCTTGAGCTGGAatgtttatttaagtttatgTGACCACAGTTTCGTTTAATCTGTCATGaggttttgcatttttttaaaacagaagcATATAGTGAGAAATATTTCATCTCATTTATATATGGACAAAGCCTATCATTTCCTTAGTTTCTGTTTTCGGGTTGTGTGGAAAATAAATTCTAGACAAGAAGGAAATTGACTTTTTTATTACTCAAGTTTTACATGTTTTACGGCCTTTAGCTAAAGGTGCTAGCAGGACTTTGATATCAATAAAAAGTGTGTTTAAATATAGTCATTTGATATGTAGGTGAAATTTGTAGGTCATTgtaattttcagttttatttataaacaacaaGAGTAGTGTGTATTAGATTTCTGTCTCTTTAAGCAGACACTGATGCCAAAAGTCTTGAACCAACATAGTAGATAACTTTGATGACATTCAAATTCATAGTTCactatacaattatttttttatcttaaaatatgtccgTGCCATTGTTtggtctcaagatgcacaccagtaatgtttttttctaaggcatttttataaaagctacTTAAATAAACTAATTTACCTAGGCAGTCAAGCTGGCCCtatctgtgaaactgggccctagactattaataaaacaaagctagagttaaagagacagttcacccaaaaatgagaaattctgtcatcatttactcaccttgttccaaatctgtatgagtttatttgttctgatgaacacagagaaagttatttgcagaatgcttataaccaaacagttcttggaccctactgactaccatagtaggaaaaattacttgatcattttatttgttctgttgaacacaaaagaagatatttttaagaatgtaggacagttctgaggcacttttgactaccattgtcatttttcctactatggtagtcaatggggtccaagaactgtttggttacaagcattcttccaaatatctttctctgcattcaaccaaacaaagacatttatacaggtttggaacaacttgaaagtgagtaattcatgacagaattttcatttttgggtgaactgtccctttaagatggcAACTTTTAAATTGCATGATTTTAGAAGATGGCTTAGATATGGTGTGCTGTTCAAAATAATGGATATCacacttttttgttttcaagcttctttaatgttttaaaaaagggTAGCATGTACAGTCTGCTCATTTTAAACTCCATAGACGTAAAAGTCAAGCGAAATAAGTAAATGAGAACAGAATTTCATTTGATCCATTGAGCAATGTTTTGTAGCCCAATGAGTAAGTTAGACTAAGGTGTTCACGCTCACGTTGTCAATGATTGTCCATTAAAGAGTGCTTTTGAAAATCTGCCTTATGCTATGAGTTATCTATTAACATCAGCAAACAATCCCAACCTTTAAACAATCCAATCTCACATTGTCGAAAGGGTTACAACAGAACCAGCATTTGCCTTTTTATGAGGACACTAACCAATACTCAGATCACGTCTTATCATCAGAGCCCAGGTAGGTCAGCCCTTTTCCTGAACATAAGTTTTGAAGGAGGAAGTTTCTGCTAAGACAGAACATTCCAGCCGTCCTTGAACACAGGTGGACATTCAGTGAGTCAACTGCTCAAGCGGTTACTTTGTGATTTTTGAAGGCTCCTGATGTAAGTTTCTCAAGGACTCACACAGACGCCGACTGTGCCTCACCGAGCAGAAATTACAAGAAAGGACAGAGTGAGTTTGAAAGCAGAAAGCGAGACATGGCTGCCTTCGGACTGGAAATAGTGGGAGTCAGCCTTTCAGTTCTCGGCTGGATTCTCAGCATCGTGTGCTGTGCTCTGCCCATGTGGAGGGTCAGCGCGTTCATCGGCAATAATATCGTCACGGCTCAAGTGTACTGGGAGGGAATCTGGATGAGCTGTGTGTTCCAAAGCACAGGGCAGATGCAGTGTAAAGTCTACGATTCCATGCTGGCTCTTCCCGCCGACCTGCAAGCGGCCCGCGCCCTGGTGGTGGTGTCCATCATCGTGGGCATCCTGGCACTCCTCGTGGCCGTGGTGGGGGCCAAGTGTACCAACTGCATTGACGATGAAGCAACAAAAGCTCGTGTGATGATCTGCTCCGGCACTGCTTTCATAACCGCTGCCGTCTTGCAACTCATTCCTGTGTCCTGGTCGGCCAACACTGTTGTTCGGGAGTTCTACAGCCCAGTTGTACCAGAAGCCCAGAAGATGGAAATAGGGGCATCACTGTACCTGGGATGGGCCGCTGCGGCTCTGTTGATGGTTGGGGGGTCAATCCTGTGCTGCAGTTGCCCACCTAATGACAAATCAAGGTACCCACCCCAAAGTCGAATATCCTATTCAGCTCACCACTCAGTGGCCCCAAGCACCTACAACAAGAGAGACTatgtctgaggagctcagagGACAAGATTTTTGTGACTGCGTCACAAACCTCTGAACTTAAAATCTAGTTTACGTGTGAATGGTGAATATTCAGTCAGTACAGCTCTGTGTCAATGTTTCTACGTGTTTTTTTCAGTAAGGTATGTTTTTGCTTTGTGCGCTCAGTGCCTGTTGTCACTCCACACCTGAATCTGTTAAATTTGTTGTGTATCTTGTGTTATAAATCAAATTGATTGTGATTTGTGGAGG
The Triplophysa rosa linkage group LG19, Trosa_1v2, whole genome shotgun sequence genome window above contains:
- the cldn3d gene encoding claudin 3d, which codes for MAAFGLEIVGVSLSVLGWILSIVCCALPMWRVSAFIGNNIVTAQVYWEGIWMSCVFQSTGQMQCKVYDSMLALPADLQAARALVVVSIIVGILALLVAVVGAKCTNCIDDEATKARVMICSGTAFITAAVLQLIPVSWSANTVVREFYSPVVPEAQKMEIGASLYLGWAAAALLMVGGSILCCSCPPNDKSRYPPQSRISYSAHHSVAPSTYNKRDYV